In Alteribacter lacisalsi, a genomic segment contains:
- the pheT gene encoding phenylalanine--tRNA ligase subunit beta, with protein MLVSYNWLKEYLNIDDYTPAQIAEKLTRSGVEVDILHELNQGISGVVVGHVLECEQHPDADKLKVCQVDVGEEENVQIVCGAKNVGKGQYVPVAKVGARLPGDFKIKKAKLRGQVSQGMICSLQELGYEGKLVSKSYSEGIFVFPNEVRPGADALEELNLNDTVLELDLTPNRSDCLSMIGTANEVGAILNREPKLPVSRVHAGAEKATDYVSVKVDDSEDTPYYGATIIRNVKISESPLWLQTRLMAAGVRPINNVVDITNFVLLEYGQPLHAFDFDRLGSREILVRRARNEEKIVTLDDQERILSDDHLVITNGDVPVALAGVMGGADSEVHGETTTILLEAAVFHGSVIRRAAKDTGLRSDASTRFEKGVDASRVTEAARRAASLMAELAGGEILEGVAEVDERDESRTRVELNLERLNGRLGTSLTDETVSDILHRLDFTFTKNARGFNVEVPKRRPDITIEVDLIEEVARLYGYDNIPTTLPDSVTTPGGLTKRQVLKRRSRRYLESAGLNEAITYALTTREKETSVRPGYITHDVKLALPMSEDRSTLRTTLVPHLLDALSHNRNRNSHDVALYELSSVFHTSVADLEFQPDEKLHLAGALTGTWHEHPWQQEKKQVDFFVVKGLVEGLIEELDTDGELVFEQDEIEGMHPGRGARVIVGGRNAGFLAQLHPALAKEWSLKEVYVYELDFDVLTENTKGDVRYEPIPRFPSIDRDIALVVDEKVSAGRIEAVIREEGGHLLRDVKLFDLYEGENLDRGKKSVAFALRYLDPERTLTDDDVSTVHNRVVEALEEKLGAVLRS; from the coding sequence GTGCTTGTATCCTATAACTGGTTAAAAGAATATTTAAATATTGATGATTACACCCCGGCGCAGATCGCTGAGAAACTCACCAGAAGCGGTGTGGAAGTGGACATTCTTCACGAGCTTAATCAGGGAATCAGCGGCGTTGTGGTAGGTCACGTACTGGAATGTGAACAGCACCCGGACGCCGATAAACTGAAGGTGTGCCAGGTTGACGTGGGAGAAGAGGAAAATGTCCAGATTGTCTGCGGCGCCAAAAACGTCGGCAAGGGGCAGTACGTGCCAGTAGCGAAAGTGGGAGCACGCTTACCCGGTGACTTTAAGATTAAAAAAGCAAAACTTCGCGGTCAGGTTTCTCAGGGGATGATTTGTTCCCTTCAGGAACTCGGCTACGAAGGAAAGCTCGTTTCAAAGAGCTATTCAGAAGGAATCTTTGTTTTTCCTAACGAAGTCAGACCTGGTGCGGACGCTCTTGAAGAACTTAATCTGAACGACACTGTTCTTGAACTGGACCTCACCCCAAACCGCTCGGACTGCCTGAGTATGATCGGCACCGCCAATGAAGTAGGGGCTATTTTAAACCGGGAACCTAAACTTCCTGTCTCCCGTGTGCATGCAGGAGCAGAAAAAGCGACTGACTATGTGAGCGTTAAAGTAGACGACAGTGAGGACACACCTTACTACGGTGCAACGATTATCCGCAATGTAAAGATAAGTGAATCGCCGCTCTGGCTTCAGACCCGTCTGATGGCTGCCGGCGTTCGTCCGATCAACAACGTGGTCGACATTACAAACTTCGTGCTTCTGGAGTACGGACAGCCGCTTCATGCGTTCGACTTCGATCGTCTCGGCTCACGTGAAATTCTCGTCCGACGTGCCCGAAATGAAGAAAAAATCGTGACACTCGATGATCAGGAGCGGATCCTTTCTGATGATCATCTGGTCATTACCAATGGCGATGTGCCGGTTGCGCTCGCAGGTGTGATGGGGGGAGCCGATTCTGAAGTGCACGGTGAAACAACAACCATTCTTCTGGAAGCTGCCGTGTTTCACGGTTCTGTCATCCGCAGGGCTGCTAAAGACACTGGCCTTCGTAGTGATGCCAGCACCCGTTTTGAAAAAGGTGTAGATGCATCCCGGGTGACTGAAGCCGCTAGACGGGCAGCATCACTTATGGCAGAGCTTGCCGGTGGTGAAATTCTGGAAGGCGTGGCAGAAGTGGATGAGCGCGATGAAAGCAGAACCCGTGTTGAACTGAATCTCGAACGCCTGAACGGCAGACTTGGAACGTCACTTACTGATGAAACAGTTTCAGACATTCTTCACCGCCTGGATTTCACGTTCACTAAAAATGCACGAGGCTTTAATGTAGAGGTCCCAAAACGCCGCCCGGATATTACAATCGAAGTGGATCTGATCGAGGAAGTTGCCCGTCTGTACGGCTATGATAATATTCCTACGACACTTCCTGATTCTGTGACAACGCCCGGCGGGCTTACGAAAAGACAGGTGCTTAAACGCCGGAGCCGTCGTTACCTGGAAAGTGCCGGGCTGAACGAAGCGATCACATACGCCCTTACAACACGGGAAAAAGAAACTTCCGTCCGCCCTGGATATATTACACACGATGTAAAGCTTGCTCTGCCAATGAGTGAGGACAGAAGCACCCTTCGCACAACACTTGTGCCGCACCTTCTGGATGCTTTAAGCCACAACCGGAACCGCAACAGCCACGATGTGGCGCTATATGAATTATCATCCGTGTTTCACACCAGTGTGGCAGACCTGGAATTTCAGCCTGATGAAAAACTTCACCTTGCCGGCGCACTTACAGGGACTTGGCACGAACACCCTTGGCAGCAGGAGAAAAAGCAGGTCGATTTCTTTGTCGTTAAGGGTCTCGTCGAGGGGCTTATTGAAGAGCTTGACACAGACGGAGAACTGGTATTCGAACAGGATGAAATCGAGGGAATGCACCCTGGCCGCGGCGCTAGGGTCATCGTTGGTGGCCGTAATGCAGGCTTCCTTGCCCAGCTTCATCCGGCTTTGGCAAAAGAATGGTCCCTTAAGGAAGTGTACGTGTATGAACTCGACTTTGATGTTCTCACAGAAAATACAAAAGGGGATGTCCGTTACGAGCCGATTCCGCGCTTCCCGTCAATTGATCGTGACATTGCCCTTGTGGTAGATGAAAAAGTCTCAGCGGGCCGTATTGAAGCAGTGATCCGCGAAGAGGGCGGTCACCTGCTCCGTGACGTTAAGCTGTTTGATTTGTACGAAGGAGAGAATCTCGACAGAGGAAAGAAATCCGTTGCTTTTGCTCTCCGCTATCTCGATCCGGAGCGGACCCTTACAGATGACGATGTAAGTACAGTCCATAACCGTGTCGTAGAAGCACTCGAAGAAAAACTTGGTGCAGTTCTGAGAAGCTAG